The sequence below is a genomic window from Thermoflavifilum sp..
CCGGTGAAAGAGCAGATGAGTGAGGCGCTATGATCTGGGGAACTACAGGCTCACATTTGACATGTTGAAGCAGCTCGGCCACATCCACATGCTTATGGGTCAGGCCGCCGCGCAATACGTTGTCGGAGTTGGCCATGATTTCCACATTTTGTCCATACAGGTAAGCATGCAGGATACCAGCATCCTGGTAAATAGCTTCGCCTGGGTGGAGATGTACAATGTTCATCAGATAAAAAGAAAACAATCCCCTGTCGAGATGCTTGCCGGGTGGATGTTGTCGTATGGCCTGTGCCAGCCAGTAGGCCGGGTCCTCAACAGGAGCAGACCATTCATCAGATTCCAGTCGGCGTGTAGCCTCCTTCACAATCGGCCATAGCAACCTATCGGCATCAGCAGCATCCATCTGCATCACTTCTTCATACAGCCCTCGATATCCACCCTGATGAAACCGCCGAACCAGAGGTTGAAATCCGGGAATACGCGATAGGGTATCCAGTAAATCGGCTTCGGGTCGAAATCCATGCAGAAGCCAGAAATCGCTCAGCGCCACCATGAGCTCAGGCTTATGGTTTCGGTCTTTATAGTTGCGATGAGGAGCATGAAGTGGAATGCCCGCTTTTTCTTCACGCTCATATCCGGCTATGGCTCCTTCGCGCGAAGGATGGACCTGTATCGAGAGCATGTGACGGACATCCAGCACCTTGAATAAATAAGGCAATGTTCCGAATGTATGCCATACTCTCTCACCCAGTGTTTCGATGGGATATTGATGGATATATTCATTTAACGGATAGCGTTGGGGTGGATCGATGATTTCCGCGGGTGCTGCCGGATGAGCACCCAGCCAGTATTCGGCGTAAGGTTTGTGTTGCGGGTTTTCAATCCGCAGCAGCTGAGGAATAAAAAGATAGCCACCCCAATCATAATGCTGGATGCGGCCTTCGAGGAAAAACATTTTTTTTGTCATGGCCGGGAAGTGTAGGGTTTCAAAAATAAACATATCTTAGAAATGCATGTAGATATGCATTAATCCATAGGAGTTGGCCAAACATCTACAGCTCGGTCATCAGGGTGAAGTCATCGCCTGCCGTTATTTACAGGAGCAGGGTTTCGATATTGTAACCACCAACTGGCGTGATGCGCATCGGGAAATCGATATCATTGCTCGAAAAGGCCAGTTACTGGTATTTGTAGAAGTGAAAACTCGCAGCGGCTATGCGGGTGGATGGCCGGAAATGGCTATCGGTAGGAAGAAAGAGGAAGACTTATTACAGGCCGCCGAACATTATCTGGAAGCCCATCCGTTTAGCGGAGAAATACGTTTTGATGTGGTCGCCATTGTCTTCGATGCTTGGCATCATGCACAGGTGTATCATATTCCCGATGCCTTGCATTGAGAGGCTATTGCACGATACCGGTATAATTCCAGGGTGTGATTTGTTTCATCTGGTGTTTCAATGAGGCTGGGATTTGCAGCTGGTCAATGAATTGATGGATGGCCTGTTGATCGAGTTTCTGTCCGCGTGT
It includes:
- the manA gene encoding mannose-6-phosphate isomerase, class I encodes the protein MTKKMFFLEGRIQHYDWGGYLFIPQLLRIENPQHKPYAEYWLGAHPAAPAEIIDPPQRYPLNEYIHQYPIETLGERVWHTFGTLPYLFKVLDVRHMLSIQVHPSREGAIAGYEREEKAGIPLHAPHRNYKDRNHKPELMVALSDFWLLHGFRPEADLLDTLSRIPGFQPLVRRFHQGGYRGLYEEVMQMDAADADRLLWPIVKEATRRLESDEWSAPVEDPAYWLAQAIRQHPPGKHLDRGLFSFYLMNIVHLHPGEAIYQDAGILHAYLYGQNVEIMANSDNVLRGGLTHKHVDVAELLQHVKCEPVVPQIIAPHSSALSPESIYSCPAPDFRLSRIELAPGHHFTTQAQSAEIWLLMEGHLIVRNSDDLLLQSGQSIILFAGEQVTCTAQGESAAILFRAAVPE
- a CDS encoding YraN family protein, whose product is MAKHLQLGHQGEVIACRYLQEQGFDIVTTNWRDAHREIDIIARKGQLLVFVEVKTRSGYAGGWPEMAIGRKKEEDLLQAAEHYLEAHPFSGEIRFDVVAIVFDAWHHAQVYHIPDALH